Proteins from one Nerophis lumbriciformis linkage group LG08, RoL_Nlum_v2.1, whole genome shotgun sequence genomic window:
- the LOC133611814 gene encoding delta-like protein 4, with protein MAVWFTSIVAIVVPCFTQVSGSGVFELDLHHFDNSQGLLANGRSCGMTGCRTFFTLCLKNFQTVVSPGGCLFGKAHTPVWGTDSFSMQADARLRLPLNFTWPGAFSLIIEAWHSETTQEPGDTTNPELLIGSFAIQRQLGIGNEWSQEVQSGTQTELRYSYRFICNDNYYGDTCSKICAPRDDLFGHYTCKLDGQIACLPGWKGQYCQEPICLEGCKESNGNCTLPGECKCREGWQGVFCDVCKLHPSCKHGTCTEPWQCACKEGWGGIFCDQDLNYCTHHKPCANGATCMNTGQGSYTCACLPGFTGVNCDSEVKECDRRPCRNGGNCLETENGYRCECPQGFAGTHCEQKTLTCMDTPCLLGGKCRKTENGYSYVCECPAGYTGLNCEKKVDKCTSLQCTNGGHCVVRGNLRVCSCRAGFTGLRCEVNINECALSPCANGSTCVDRINDYTCNCPPGYTGRHCDKPTDRCASWTCHNGGTCTVGTKAQPSCVCLAHYSGPQCLSMHVPSSISPNTAWESSEKLNWVAVSLGVGLVVALVLSCMVLVVMHKMKKQRSKQQASETMNNLSKADFQKENLISTLDLKNTNKKMDLEVDNPSEKLNHKHINHFHMDYKSSTRYKDEQSLLDKEENCEKMIEDTKHLSRMYSERPECRISTICSSRESMYQSVFVMADEKHDCIIATEV; from the exons ATGGCCGTTTGGTTCACATCTATCGTCGCAATAGTTGTACCATGTTTTACTCAG GTTTCCGGATCAGGTGTGTTCGAGCTGGACTTGCATCACTTTGACAATTCCCAAGGTTTGCTGGCCAATGGAAGGAGCTGCGGCATGACAGGCTGCAGGACTTTCTTCACGCTTTGTTTGAAGAACTTTCAAACGGTGGTGTCTCCTGGAGGATGTCTCTTTGGCAAAGCCCACACACCTGTTTGGGGCACAGACTCCTTCAGCATGCAGGCCGACGCCAGGCTGCGTTTGCCCCTCAACTTCACCTGGCCG GGTGCTTTCTCTCTCATTATTGAAGCCTGGCATTCAGAGACTACTCAGGAACCTGGAG ACACCACCAACCCTGAATTGTTGATTGGCTCTTTTGCCATCCAAAGACAGTTGGGAATAGGGAATGAGTGGTCCCAGGAAGTGCAGAGCGGGACGCAGACGGAGCTAAGGTACTCATACCGCTTCATCTGCAATGACAATTACTACGGGGACACTTGTTCCAAAATATGCGCCCCGAGAGACGACCTTTTTGGCCACTACACCTGCAAGCTTGATGGGCAAATAGCGTGTCTGCCAGGATGGAAGGGACAATACTGCCAAGAAC caaTCTGTCTTGAAGGATGCAAGGAAAGTAATGGGAACTGCACATTACCTGGAGAATGCAA ATGCAGAGAAGGCTGGCAGGGCGTTTTTTGTGATGTGTGTAAACTCCATCCATCGTGTAAACATGGTACCTGCACAGAACCGTGGCAGTGTGCCTGCAAAGAAGGCTGGGGGGGCATATTTTGTGACCAAG aTTTGAACTACTGCACTCATCACAAGCCGTGCGCCAACGGAGCCACGTGCATGAACACAGGCCAGGGCAGCTACACCTGTGCCTGCCTGCCGGGCTTCACCGGAGTCAACTGTGACTCGGAGGTCAAGGAGTGTGACAGACGGCCATGTCGCAATGGAGGCAACTGCTTA GAGACAGAGAATGGCTACAGGTGTGAGTGCCCACAAGGTTTTGCTGGGACGCACTGTGAACAAAAGACGCTGACATGCATGGACACGCCCTGCTTGCTTGGCGGAAAGTGCAGGAAGACGGAAAATGGTTATAGTTACGTTTGCGAGTGTCCGGCAGGCTACACTGGACTCAACTGTGAGAAGAAAGTGGATAAATGCACTTCCCTGCAATGCACCAATG GTGGACACTGCGTGGTACGTGGTAACCTGCGCGTCTGCAGCTGTCGCGCCGGCTTTACAGGCCTGCGCTGCGAGGTGAACATCAACGAGTGCGCCCTTAGCCCCTGCGCAAATGGCTCCACCTGCGTAGACCGCATCAACGACTACACCTGCAACTGCCCGCCGGGCTACACCGGACGCCACTGCGACAAGCCGACAGACCGCTGTGCTTCGTGGACCTGCCACAATGGCGGCACCTGCACCGTCGGCACTAAAGCCCAGCCTTCCTGCGTCTGCCTCGCCCACTACAGTGGCCCCCAATGCCTGTCCATGCACGTGCCTTCTTCTATCAGCCCCAACACAGCCTGGGAGTCCAGTGAGAAGCTCAACTGGGTGGCCGTCAGCTTAGGCGTAGGTCTGGTGGTGGCTCTGGTGCTTTCCTGCATGGTTTTGGTGGTCATGCATAAAATGAAGAAGCAGAGGAGCAAACAGCAGGCCTCTGAGACCATGAACAACCTCTCCAAGGCGGACTTCCAGAAAGAGAACCTTATATCCACGCTGGATCTCAAGAACACCAACAAGAAGATGGATTTGGAGGTGGACAACCCCAGCGAGAAGTTGAACCACAAACACATCAATCACTTCCACATGGACTACAAATCCTCTACGAGGTACAAAGATGAACAATCCCTCTTGGACAAAGAGGAAAACTGTGAAAAGATGATTGAAGATACAAAGCATCTGAGTAGAATGTACAG TGAAAGGCCAGAatgcagaatatcaacaatatgtTCTTCCAGAGAGTCAATGTACCAATCTGTCTTTGTGATGGCAGACGAGAAACATGATTGCATCATTGCAACTGAG GTGTAA